Proteins encoded by one window of Sphaerodactylus townsendi isolate TG3544 linkage group LG02, MPM_Stown_v2.3, whole genome shotgun sequence:
- the PPP1CA gene encoding serine/threonine-protein phosphatase PP1-alpha catalytic subunit, with protein sequence MSDGEKLNLDSIIGRLLEVQGSRPGKNVQLTENEIRGLCLKSREIFLSQPILLELEAPLKICGDIHGQYYDLLRLFEYGGFPPESNYLFLGDYVDRGKQSLETICLLLAYKIKYPENFFLLRGNHECASINRIYGFYDECKRRYNIKLWKTFTDCFNCLPIAAIVDEKIFCCHGGLSPDLQSMEQIRRIMRPTDVPDQGLLCDLLWSDPDKDVQGWGENDRGVSFTFGSEVVAKFLHKHDLDLICRAHQVVEDGYEFFAKRQLVTLFSAPNYCGEFDNAGAMMSVDETLMCSFQILKPADKNKGKYGQFSGLNPGGRPVTPPRNSAKAKK encoded by the exons ATGTCGGACGGCGagaaactcaatttggactccatCATCGGGCGCCTCCTGGAAG ttcaagGCTCCCGCCCTGGCAAAAATGTGCAGCTGACAGAAAATGAGATCAGGGGGTTGTGCCTGAAATCCCGGGAGATCTTTTTGAGCCAGCCCATCTTATTAGAGCTGGAAGCTCCACTCAAGATTTGTG GTGATATACATGGGCAGTACTATGACCTGCTGCGGCTCTTTGAATATGGGGGCTTTCCCCCAGAGAGCAACTACCTCTTCTTGGGTGACTATGTGGATCGGGGGAAACAGTCGCTGGAGACAATCTGCCTCTTGTTGGCTTACAAGATTAAATATCCTGAGAACTTCTTCCTGTTGCGTGGGAACCACGAGTGTGCAAGCATCAATCGCATCTATGGCTTTTATGATGAAT GTAAGCGGCGCTATAACATCAAACTATGGAAAACCTTCACTGACTGCTTCAATTGCCTCCCTATTGCTGCCATCGTTGACGAGAAGATCTTCTGCTGCCATGGAG GACTCTCTCCTGACCTCCAGTCCATGGAGCAGATTCGGCGGATCATGAGGCCTACAGATGTTCCTGACCAGGGTCTGCTGTGTGACTTGCTGTGGTCTGATCCTGACAAAGACGTGCAGGGCTGGGGCGAGAATGACCGTGGAGTCTCATTTACCTTTGGTTCAGAGGTTGTCGCCAAGTTCCTGCACAAACACGATCTGGATTTGATCTGTCGAGCACACCAG GTGGTAGAAGATGGCTATGAGTTTTTTGCCAAACGACAGTTGGTAACACTCTTTTCTGCTCCAAACTACTGTGGTGAGTTTGATAATGCTGGTGCAATGATGAGCGTTGATGAGACTCTGATGTGCTCCTTCCAG ATCTTGAAACCAGCAGATAAGAACAAGGGTAAATATGGCCAGTTCAGTGGTCTGAACCCTGGTGGGCGCCCAGTCACTCCACCGCGCAACTCGGCCAAAGCCAAGAAGTAA
- the RAD9A gene encoding cell cycle checkpoint control protein RAD9A, producing MKCIITGGNVKALGKAVHSLSRIGDEVYIEPLKEGLSLRAVNASRSAYACFLFAPLFFQHYAPGESRPVPDAGPVRCKVLMKSFLAVFRSLSLLEKTVEKCLISLRFCASRLRVQLHCKYGVIKTHDLLFQECESLQAVFDTEQCTHTLRAPPRLLVDAVVHFPLTLAEVTMSASPGGKVTFRSYLEEEPEAGQTMLTELCLSEDEFQVFHVKEETQVTFCLKEFRGLLSFAESSSLPLNVHFDSPGRPAIFTLEDPLLEVQLVLATLSETDSHSSQMTSCTAKAVAPAYDFTNDDIDAYMIAMETTCAGMDQACPSPSPTFPTRCTSSDTKDLDNDHEETVPGTPPQKKFRSLFFGSVLNQSQTLPYPGSGQEVLAEDSEGES from the exons ATGAAGTGCATCATTACTGGTGGTAATGTGAAAG CTCTGGGAAAAGCGGTGCACTCTCTCTCCCGCATTGGAGATGAAGTCTACATTGAGCCGCTGAAGGAAGGG CTCTCTTTACGTGCAGTAAATGCATCTCGTTCGGCATATGCCTGCTTCCTGTTCGCCCCACTCTTCTTCCAGCACTATGCACCTGGAGAATCAAGGCCTGTCCCTGATGCAGGCCCTGTCAGATGTAAAGTGCTTATGAAG TCTTTCCTTGCTGTATTCCGCTCACTTTCCTTGCTGGAGAAGACTGTGGAGAAATGTCTCATCTCACTGCGTTTCTGCGCCAGCAGGCTCCGTGTGCAACTGCACTGCAAATATG GTGTTATCAAGACCCATGACTTATTGTTCCAGGAGTGTGAATCACTGCAGGCAGTTTTTGACACAGAACAGTGCACCCATACTCTGCGTGCTCCTCCCAG GTTATTAGTGGATGCTGTGGTCCATTTCCCATTGACACTGGCTGAGGTGACAATGAGTGCCAGCCCTGGTGGGAAAGTGACCTTCCGAAGTTATCTGGAAGAAGAGCCAG AGGCTGGACAGACGATGCTGACAGAGCTGTGTTTGAGTGAGGATGAGTTCCAGGTATTCCATGTCAAGGAGGAGACACAAGTTACATTCTGCCTTAAGGAATTTCGG GGTCTTCTAAGTTTTGCAGAGTCTTCAAGTCTTCCCCTTAATGTCCACTTTGACAGCCCTGGCAG GCCAGCCATCTTCACTTTAGAGGACCCCCTGCTGGAAGTGCAACTGGTCTTAGCCACACTGTCAGAGACAGATAGTCACAGTTCCCAGATGACCAGCTG TACAGCCAAGGCTGTTGCACCTGCTTATGACTTCACCAATGATGATATTGATGCCTACATGATTGCCATGGAAACCACATGTGCTGGCATGGATCAGGCGTGTCCATCTCCCAGTCCCACCTTCCCTACACGATGTACCAGTTCTGACACAAAAGACTTGGATAATGATCATGAAGAGACTGTGCCAGGCACACCGCCACAAAAAAAG TTCCGTTCCTTGTTCTTTGGCTCCGTCCTAAACCAGTCGCAGACCCTGCCCTACCCAGGCTCTGGGCAAGAGGTGCTagcagaggacagtgagggagaatCCTGA